One Brassica oleracea var. oleracea cultivar TO1000 chromosome C7, BOL, whole genome shotgun sequence genomic window carries:
- the LOC106305014 gene encoding pollen-specific protein-like At4g18596 has protein sequence MAAKAIVFSLFIVSTVCLSSLAGFTAADADDFDIFQIQGSVYCDTCRVQFVTRLSQFLEGAKVKLECRSRTNGTLTLTKEAVTDKSGSYKIEVTGDHEEEVCELVLVQSPDSGCSDVSKEAYLRNAAKISLTANDGIVSHETRIVNPLGFMVKTPLADCPAAFKELGIVPDVIF, from the exons ATGGCTGCCAAAGCAATCGTCTTCTCTCTCTTTATCGTCTCCACCGTGTGTTTGTCCTCTCTCGCCGGTTTTACTGCCGCAGATGCTGATGATTTTGACATTTTCCAGATTCAGGGATCAGTTTACTGTGACACTTGCCGTGTCCAGTTCGTTACCCGTCTCAGCCAATTCCTCGAAG GGGCGAAAGTGAAGTTGGAGTGCAGAAGCAGAACAAACGGAACCCTAACGTTGACCAAAGAAGCCGTTACCGACAAATCAGGAAGCTACAAGATTGAAGTAACCGGTGACCACGAAGAAGAAGTTTGCGAGCTCGTGTTGGTCCAATCACCGGACAGTGGTTGCAGTGATGTCAGCAAAGAGGCTTATTTACGTAACGCCGCTAAGATCAGTTTAACGGCGAACGACGGAATCGTCTCTCACGAGACACGTATCGTTAACCCACTCGGTTTCATGGTTAAGACCCCGTTAGCTGATTGTCCCGCTGCTTTCAAGGAACTCGGTATTGTCCCTGACGTCATTTTCTAA
- the LOC106304683 gene encoding senescence-specific cysteine protease SAG12-like: protein MALTQIQIFLIVSLVSSFSLSTTLSRPLDEVTMQKRHAAWMTEHGRVYADANEKNNRYVVFKRNVESIERLNEVQYGLTFKLAVNQFADLTNEEFRSMYTGYKGNSVLSSRTKPTSFRYQHVSSDALPISVDWRKKGAVTPIKDQGSCGSCWAFSAVAAIEGVAQIKKGKLISLSEQELVDCDTNDDGCMGGYMNSAFNYTMTTGGLTSESNYPYKSTDGTCNINKTKQIATSIKGFEDVPANDEKALMKAVAHHPVSIGIAGGGTGFQFYSSGVFSGECSTHLDHGVAVVGYGKSSNGSKYWILKNSWGPKWGERGYMRIKKDTKAKHGQCGLAMNASYPTM from the exons ATGGCTTTAACACAGATCCAAATCTTTCTCATTGTCTCTCTAGTTTCATCATTCAGTTTATCGACCACTCTTTCTCGTCCACTCGATGAAGTCACCATGCAAAAGAGACATGCCGCGTGGATGACCGAACACGGCCGTGTTTACGCAGATGCGAACGAGAAAAACAACCGCTACGTTGTGTTCAAACGCAACGTGGAAAGCATTGAACGCTTAAATGAAGTTCAATACGGACTAACGTTTAAACTCGCGGTGAACCAGTTTGCTGATCTAACCAACGAAGAATTCCGTTCTATGTACACTGGTTACAAAGGAAACTCGGTGTTGTCTAGTCGAACGAAACCTACGTCGTTTAGGTACCAACACGTTTCTTCTGATGCTTTGCCGATTTCTGTTGATTGGAGGAAGAAAGGAGCTGTGACTCCTATCAAGGATCAAGGCTCATGCG GATCTTGTTGGGCGTTTTCAGCTGTTGCGGCTATAGAAGGAGTAGCACAGATAAAGAAAGGGAAACTCATTTCTTTGTCTGAACAAGAGCTTGTCGACTGCGACACAAACGATGATGGCTGCATGGGCGGTTACATGAATAGTGCGTTTAACTACACAATGACTACTGGCGGCTTAACCTCTGAATCAAATTATCCTTATAAAAGCACAGACGGCACTTGCAACATCAACAAAACTAAACAGATAGCAACTTCTATCAAAG GTTTTGAGGATGTCCCGGCTAACGATGAGAAAGCCCTAATGAAGGCAGTGGCACACCACCCGGTTAGCATTGGAATAGCGGGAGGAGGTACTGGTTTCCAATTCTATTCGTCCGGTGTGTTCAGCGGAGAGTGCTCAACTCATCTTGATCACGGGGTAGCTGTAGTTGGATACGGCAAATCTAGCAACGGATCAAAGTACTGGATCCTCAAGAACTCATGGGGACCAAAATGGGGAGAACGTGGATACATGAGGATCAAAAAAGATACCAAGGCTAAACACGGACAATGTGGTCTTGCCATGAACGCTTCTTACCCAACTATGTGA
- the LOC106302998 gene encoding uncharacterized protein LOC106302998, with the protein MSETTNSPTTTTGTIAVSATSSILNVNMTNVTNLTGSNFLMWSRQVHALLDGYDLAGYIEGSIAVPSATITSEDGITTNPAYTLWKRQDRLIYSSLLGAITPTIQPILSTASSASEIWQTLTMTYAKPSRAHVKHIRQQIQNWKKGSKSINEYFQGLTTRFDEQPSTESTSHGNRNKCPVPIRSKALVNPRNKTQQRKAVLKGLEH; encoded by the coding sequence ATGTCTGAAACCACAAACTCACCGACCACAACCACTGGAACAATCGCTGTATCAGCCACTTCATCGATTCTCAATGTCAATATGACAAACGTAACCAATCTCACCGGTTCCAACTTTCTGATGTGGAGCAGACAGGTTCATGCTCTGCTTGATGGTTACGACTTGGCCGGCTACATTGAAGGCTCCATCGCCGTGCCCTCCGCAACGATTACCTCTGAAGACGGTATCACAACCAACCCGGCTTACACTCTCTGGAAAAGACAGGATCGCCTGATTTACAGTTCCTTACTCGGTGCAATCACGCCCACGATTCAACCCATCCTCTCCACTGCGTCAAGTGCATCAGAGATCTGGCAAACCCTCACCATGACCTATGCGAAACCAAGTAGAGCTCATGTCAAGCATATTCGTCAACAGATTCAAAACTGGAAGAAAGGCAGTAAGTCTATCAATGAGTACTTTCAAGGACTTACAACACGATTTGATGAACAGCCATCAACCGAGAGTACTAGTCATGGAAATAGGAACAAGTGTCCTGTTCCAATACGGTCGAAAGCTTTAGTAAACCCGAGAAACAAAACTCAGCAGAGGAAAGCTGTGTTAAAGGGCTTAGAGCATTAA
- the LOC106302999 gene encoding glutathione S-transferase T3-like yields MDPSNLRSQSSSYVGLLHSQQGSVFHEKFPYESFHSSVNFGESQTFPAFNSQQSQDAPVETPVKTPAARVVRRKWNPADDEVLISAWLNTSKDAIVANEQRSEAFWKRVSAYYASSPHGREDGVREHGCCKKRWHRINEDVNKFCAAYSAAERQRRSGETDTDVLKKVHDSFFSDQEHKFSLKHALCVLRYEHKWLSLNTPTAGGVSKRKNVEINSQTSTNEGFVDVESRPEGVKAAKAKRNTGKGKSAAEIATVWEMKKDDLVRNERLSRLAILDTLLGKTQPFREAEDVVKNKLLAELF; encoded by the coding sequence ATGGATCCAAGCAATCTTCGTAGCCAGTCCTCTAGCTACGTAGGACTGCTTCACAGTCAACAGGGTAGCGTTTTCCATGAAAAATTTCCTTATGAAAGTTTTCATTCTAGTGTTAACTTTGGAGAATCACAGACTTTTCCGGCTTTCAATTCACAACAATCTCAAGACGCACCCGTAGAGACACCAGTAAAGACACCAGCAGCCCGTGTTGTAAGACGCAAATGGAATCCAGCAGATGATGAGGTGCTGATCAGTGCGTGGCTTAACACTTCCAAGGATGCTATTGTTGCAAATGAGCAGAGGTCGGAGGCTTTCTGGAAACGGGTTTCTGCTTATTATGCATCAAGTCCTCATGGAAGAGAGGATGGTGTGAGAGAACACGGTTGTTGCAAGAAGAGGTGGCACAGAATCAATGAAGATGTTAACAAGTTCTGTGCCGCATACTCGGCAGCAGAGCGACAAAGGAGAAGTGGTGAGACTGACACTGACGTTCTGAAGAAGGTGCATGACAGTTTCTTCTCTGATCAAGAGCACAAGTTCTCACTAAAACATGCTTTGTGTGTGTTGAGGTATGAACATAAGTGGCTCAGCCTTAACACACCCACGGCTGGTGGCGTTTCAAAGAGGAAGAATGTGGAGATAAATTCCCAAACTTCTACCAACGAAGGCTTCGTTGATGTTGAGAGCAGGCCCGAAGGTGTCAAGGCTGCTAAGGCTAAAAGAAATACGGGTAAAGGGAAGTCCGCGGCTGAGATTGCGACCGTTTGGGAAATGAAGAAGGACGATTTGGTGAGGAATGAGAGACTGTCGAGGCTAGCAATACTAGACACGCTCCTTGGCAAGACTCAACCATTCAGGGAGGCGGAAGATGTTGTGAAGAATAAGCTCCTAGCCGAGTTATTCTGA
- the LOC106306676 gene encoding rac-like GTP-binding protein ARAC2 isoform X1, translating into MSTARFVKCVTVGDGAVGKTCMLISYTSNTFPTILRLVLTKPGYVLMHIHGKSIFIQRYQRVLSDYVPTVFDNFSANVVVDGSTVNLGLWDTAGQEDYNRLRPLSYRGADVFLLAFSLISKASYENIYKKWLPELKHYAPTIPIVLVGTKLDLRDDKQFLKDHPGAASITTAQGEELRKMIGAVRYLECSSKTQQNVKSVFDTAIRVALRPPKAKKKIKPLKTKRSRTCFFL; encoded by the exons ATGAGCACAGCAAGATTCGTCAAGTGTGTGACTGTCGGAGATGGAGCCGTGGGGAAGACTTGTATGCTGATTTCATATACCAGCAATACTTTTCCTACG ATTTTACGCTTGGTTTTGACAAAGCCTGGTTATGTACTGATGCATATTCATGGAAAGAGCATCTTTATTCAAAGATACCAGAGGGTTTTAAGC GATTATGTTCCGACAGTTTTCGACAATTTCAGTGCGAACGTGGTGGTCGATGGAAGTACGGTCAATCTCGGCCTCTGGGATACTGCCG GGCAGGAGGATTATAACAGGCTTCGGCCTTTGAGTTACAGAGGAGCAGATGTGTTTTTATTGGCATTTTCCCTAATTAGCAAAGCTAGTTACGAGAATATTTACAAAAAG TGGCTGCCGGAGCTGAAACATTATGCGCCTACCATCCCTATCGTGCTCGTCGGAACCAAATTAG ACTTGAGGGATGACAAGCAGTTCTTGAAAGATCATCCAGGAGCAGCTTCTATAACAACTGCTCAG GGAGAAGAACTAAGAAAGATGATTGGAGCCGTCAGGTACTTAGAATGCAGCTCCAAAACCCAACAG AATGTGAAGTCAGTGTTTGATACAGCAATCCGGGTAGCTTTGAGGCCACCAAAGGCAAAGAAGAAGATAAAACCCTTAAAGACCAAGAGATCAAGAACATGCTTTTTCCTCTAA
- the LOC106306676 gene encoding rac-like GTP-binding protein ARAC2 isoform X2, whose translation MSTARFVKCVTVGDGAVGKTCMLISYTSNTFPTDYVPTVFDNFSANVVVDGSTVNLGLWDTAGQEDYNRLRPLSYRGADVFLLAFSLISKASYENIYKKWLPELKHYAPTIPIVLVGTKLDLRDDKQFLKDHPGAASITTAQGEELRKMIGAVRYLECSSKTQQNVKSVFDTAIRVALRPPKAKKKIKPLKTKRSRTCFFL comes from the exons ATGAGCACAGCAAGATTCGTCAAGTGTGTGACTGTCGGAGATGGAGCCGTGGGGAAGACTTGTATGCTGATTTCATATACCAGCAATACTTTTCCTACG GATTATGTTCCGACAGTTTTCGACAATTTCAGTGCGAACGTGGTGGTCGATGGAAGTACGGTCAATCTCGGCCTCTGGGATACTGCCG GGCAGGAGGATTATAACAGGCTTCGGCCTTTGAGTTACAGAGGAGCAGATGTGTTTTTATTGGCATTTTCCCTAATTAGCAAAGCTAGTTACGAGAATATTTACAAAAAG TGGCTGCCGGAGCTGAAACATTATGCGCCTACCATCCCTATCGTGCTCGTCGGAACCAAATTAG ACTTGAGGGATGACAAGCAGTTCTTGAAAGATCATCCAGGAGCAGCTTCTATAACAACTGCTCAG GGAGAAGAACTAAGAAAGATGATTGGAGCCGTCAGGTACTTAGAATGCAGCTCCAAAACCCAACAG AATGTGAAGTCAGTGTTTGATACAGCAATCCGGGTAGCTTTGAGGCCACCAAAGGCAAAGAAGAAGATAAAACCCTTAAAGACCAAGAGATCAAGAACATGCTTTTTCCTCTAA
- the LOC106306677 gene encoding 28 kDa heat- and acid-stable phosphoprotein-like, with amino-acid sequence MGRGKFKGKPTGQRRFSSAADILAGTSAARPRSFKQKEAEYEEDVEEESEEESEEESEDESDVKKKGHEALIEVDNPNRAKPTTLKARDLDASKTTELSRREREELEKQRAHERYMRLQEQGKTEQARKDLDRLALIRQQREEAAKKREEEKAAKDAKKVDARK; translated from the exons ATGGGAAGAGGCAAGTTCAAGGGGAAACCTACTGGCCAGCGCCGATTCTCAAGTGCAGCTGATATTC TTGCTGGAACTTCTGCTGCGCGTCCTCGGTCATTCAAGCAG AAGGAAGCTGAGTACGAAGAAGATGTTGAAGAGGAGTCTGAAGAGGAATCTGAAGAGGAATCCGAAGATGAATCTGAC GTGAAGAAGAAAGGACATGAAGCTCTTATTGAAGTTGATAACCCTAACAGAGCCAAACCAACGACTTTAAAAGCTAGAGACCTTGAT GCTAGTAAAACCACTGAACTCTCAAGGCGTGAAAG GGAGGAGCTAGAGAAGCAGCGAGCTCATGAGCGATACATGAGGTTGCAGGAGCAAGGCAAAACCGAACAAGCAAGAAAGGATTTGG ATCGTCTGGCTCTGATTCGCCAACAGAGAGAAGAAGCGGCCAAGAAGCGAGAAGAGGAAAAAGCAG CGAAAGACGCCAAGAAAGTAGATGCTCGCAAATGA